Genomic segment of Alcanivorax borkumensis SK2:
GGATCAAGCGAAAACAGACCACCAATTTGAATGCTCTTCGCTCCCAAGGCATGGAAAAAATATCGCCTTCTTTTACCTCAACTGAAAAACCATTATCGATAAGCAATTGCCGGGTAAAATCTACGGCCGCCGCCCCCATATCTATAGCTGACACCTGCCAGCCCTGCTGGGCCATCCAGAGGCTAAGGCGTCCCGCACCGCAAGGAGCATCCAGCACACAAGCCCCGGCAGGAAGCTCCGGCATAGAACGCTCTACCAGAGCCATTTCAGCAGCATGCTTGCCCGGTTTTCTGTTGGCATATTTTAGAACGGCTTGTTCATCCATCTTGACCCGATCACGGGATATAACAGCAACATCATCAGACATTTCGAGGGTCTCTTGGTAATGAAAAAACAGGGGCATTCCGGCGTCCAGCACTCTCATACAGCTCATGCAAATGAGCTCGAATGGCTGGGGTAAGAAAATCGCTGCGACGCAGCAATTGAGAAAAATCCGAACGGGCAGCAGCGCCCATACTCAAGCGCTTACGGAAGCGCTCAAGATCTAGCAGCATGATCTTCAACGTTACCGGATGTACCAACACATGAGCCGGGTAACAGGCGCCATGCTGCCAGCGCTGACGGTGCAACCGGCGCAGCACACGCAACAAGCGCATCATAACGATAGTCAGTTGCGTAGCGTTATGCTTGCGAGCGAATACTGCCAAATCGATATAATCCGGTGGCGCTAGAGTCACCAATATTGCAGCATCAGCTCGTT
This window contains:
- a CDS encoding class I SAM-dependent methyltransferase, whose protein sequence is MSDDVAVISRDRVKMDEQAVLKYANRKPGKHAAEMALVERSMPELPAGACVLDAPCGAGRLSLWMAQQGWQVSAIDMGAAAVDFTRQLLIDNGFSVEVKEGDIFSMPWERRAFKLVVCFRLIHHFSDARVREKLLRELARVSDQHLLISYLSPWSYTGVKRWLKYRLTGHSSRQNHTTLRELKSMLEPLGFILAKDVAQRRLFHALHMAYFVRVNNR
- a CDS encoding lipopolysaccharide kinase InaA family protein yields the protein MTLTFIAPSWHSVLARNALTEFDAMWSLPCDWVEAPNYRRGGWSGVTRHQLDTGQWVYVKRQQNQRRRLPQQFWQKRSTYFHEFLALQRLKSAAIPVVDCLYYGERADAAILVTLAPPDYIDLAVFARKHNATQLTIVMMRLLRVLRRLHRQRWQHGACYPAHVLVHPVTLKIMLLDLERFRKRLSMGAAARSDFSQLLRRSDFLTPAIRAHLHELYESAGRRNAPVFSLPRDPRNV